From Neobacillus sp. PS2-9, the proteins below share one genomic window:
- a CDS encoding U32 family peptidase, with the protein MNTVKDKISEIIDGKRVIVKKPELLAPAGNLEKLKIAVQYGADAVFIGGQEYGLRSNADNFTFEEMKEGVEFAKRFGAKIYVTTNIFAHNENIDGLEEYILSLKETGIAGIIVADPLIIETCQRLAPEIEIHISTQQSLSNWKAAQFWKEAGAERVVLAREVSAEEIREMKEKVDVEIETFIHGAMCIAYSGRCTLSNHMTARDSNRGGCCQSCRWDYDLYQLEGNDQEAALFEEGDAPFAMSPKDLNLIQAIPQMIELGIDSLKIEGRMKSIHYIATVVSVYRKVIDAYCADPENFVIQREWLEELDKCANRETAPAFFEGVPGYKEQMFGNHSKKTKFEFVGLVLDYNPETQIVTLQQRNHFKPGEEVEFFGPEIQNFTHVIDKIWDEKGNELDAARHPLQIVQFKLDKPVYPNNMMRKEN; encoded by the coding sequence GTGAATACAGTTAAAGATAAGATTTCTGAAATTATCGATGGAAAACGTGTCATTGTGAAGAAGCCAGAACTCCTTGCTCCAGCTGGTAATCTCGAAAAATTAAAGATTGCCGTTCAATATGGTGCGGATGCTGTTTTTATCGGAGGACAAGAGTATGGTCTTCGTTCAAATGCTGATAACTTTACATTTGAAGAAATGAAGGAAGGCGTAGAGTTCGCGAAACGTTTCGGTGCGAAAATTTATGTTACAACAAACATTTTTGCTCACAATGAAAATATTGATGGCTTAGAGGAATACATCCTAAGTTTAAAAGAGACAGGCATTGCAGGAATAATTGTTGCCGACCCGCTTATTATTGAAACTTGTCAGCGCCTAGCACCGGAAATTGAAATTCATATAAGTACACAGCAGTCACTTTCGAACTGGAAAGCTGCACAGTTTTGGAAAGAAGCCGGAGCTGAGCGTGTCGTCTTAGCTCGTGAAGTAAGTGCGGAAGAAATCAGAGAAATGAAGGAAAAGGTCGATGTTGAGATCGAAACCTTTATTCATGGCGCCATGTGTATTGCTTATTCCGGAAGATGCACATTAAGTAACCATATGACTGCAAGGGACTCAAACCGTGGTGGTTGCTGTCAGTCCTGCCGCTGGGATTATGATCTTTACCAGTTAGAAGGAAACGACCAAGAAGCAGCTCTATTTGAAGAGGGAGATGCTCCTTTTGCAATGAGTCCAAAAGACTTAAATTTAATTCAAGCGATCCCACAGATGATTGAACTTGGAATCGACAGCTTGAAAATCGAAGGTCGTATGAAATCCATTCACTACATTGCGACAGTAGTTAGTGTGTATCGAAAAGTGATTGATGCGTATTGCGCGGACCCTGAGAACTTTGTTATTCAGAGAGAATGGCTTGAAGAATTGGACAAATGTGCTAACCGTGAAACAGCTCCTGCGTTTTTTGAAGGTGTTCCAGGGTATAAAGAGCAAATGTTTGGTAATCATAGCAAGAAGACAAAGTTTGAGTTTGTCGGTCTTGTGTTGGATTATAATCCAGAAACACAAATCGTTACATTACAACAAAGAAATCATTTTAAACCGGGCGAAGAAGTAGAGTTCTTCGGACCAGAAATTCAAAACTTTACTCATGTGATTGATAAAATTTGGGATGAAAAAGGTAATGAACTGGATGCAGCTAGACATCCGCTTCAAATTGTACAATTTAAATTGGACAAACCGGTATACCCTAACAACATGATGCGAAAGGAGAACTAG
- the udk gene encoding uridine kinase: MTRKPVVIGVTGGSGSGKTSVTKSIYESLKDHSILVLEQDYYYKDQSELPFEERLKTNYDHPLAFDNDLLIEHIEQLLRYEQIEKPVYDYSIHTRSDKVIPVEPKDVIILEGILVLEDERLRDLMDIKLYVDTDADLRIIRRLTRDISERGRTFDSVIEQYLNVVRPMHNQFIEPTKRYADVIIPEGGHNHVAIDIMVTKIQTILEQKSIL, from the coding sequence ATGACGCGCAAGCCAGTTGTTATTGGTGTAACCGGCGGCTCCGGCTCCGGAAAAACCAGTGTAACAAAATCCATTTATGAAAGTTTAAAAGATCATTCCATATTAGTTCTTGAACAGGATTATTATTATAAAGATCAAAGCGAACTACCATTTGAAGAACGATTAAAAACTAACTATGATCACCCACTTGCTTTTGATAATGACTTACTTATTGAACATATTGAACAGCTGCTAAGGTATGAACAGATTGAAAAACCAGTATATGATTATTCCATTCATACCCGTTCAGATAAAGTTATTCCTGTTGAGCCAAAGGATGTAATCATTTTAGAGGGAATCCTTGTACTTGAGGATGAACGTCTTCGGGATTTAATGGATATCAAACTATATGTTGACACTGATGCGGATTTACGAATAATCCGCCGACTTACTCGTGATATAAGTGAGCGTGGACGTACGTTTGATTCAGTTATCGAGCAATATTTAAATGTGGTTCGTCCTATGCATAATCAATTTATTGAGCCAACTAAGCGTTATGCAGATGTCATTATACCAGAAGGCGGACATAACCATGTTGCCATCGATATAATGGTCACAAAAATTCAAACAATTCTTGAACAAAAGTCAATTTTATGA
- the greA gene encoding transcription elongation factor GreA codes for MATEKVFPMTQAGKDKLVQEVEFLKSVKRKEVVERIKIARSFGDLSENSEYDSAKEEQAFVEGRITTLENMIRNAKIIAEVENASDSVTLGSSVTFVELPDGEEETYTIVGSAEADPFEGKISNDSPIAKSLLGKKVGEQVSVQTPGGEMSVRIVSIK; via the coding sequence TTGGCTACAGAGAAAGTATTTCCAATGACACAAGCAGGTAAAGATAAGCTTGTACAAGAAGTTGAGTTTTTAAAATCAGTGAAGCGTAAAGAAGTGGTAGAAAGAATTAAAATCGCAAGAAGCTTCGGAGATCTATCTGAAAACTCTGAGTATGATTCTGCGAAAGAAGAGCAAGCCTTTGTAGAAGGTAGAATTACGACCTTAGAAAATATGATTCGCAATGCAAAGATTATCGCTGAAGTTGAAAATGCAAGCGACTCTGTTACATTAGGAAGCTCCGTTACCTTTGTTGAACTTCCTGATGGTGAAGAAGAAACATATACAATTGTTGGTAGTGCTGAAGCCGATCCGTTCGAAGGAAAGATTTCTAACGATTCTCCAATTGCAAAAAGCCTATTAGGCAAGAAGGTGGGAGAACAGGTTTCTGTTCAAACTCCTGGCGGCGAAATGAGTGTACGTATCGTTTCTATTAAATAA